The Vitis vinifera cultivar Pinot Noir 40024 chromosome 12, ASM3070453v1 genome has a segment encoding these proteins:
- the LOC104880912 gene encoding protein FAR1-RELATED SEQUENCE 5-like: MDKGKGKEFIIDLNDEDFDYQYDSIVKTESDEEAILVSDKIFNDLTVEDVWKMEFSSVEEAEEFYNLFAKVTGFSVRKDDVKRDKNQNIVSRKWVCSKEGYRHKMCLENENRKREPKAVTLVGCEATFRIGFNKQMNKWVVQEFMADHNHPLVEQKNVQFLRSHRVIKNADKAQLNAMRGVGMGTSQIMDYMVQQSGGYNNVGFTKKDLYNHVDADPRVHLRDGDTEGALAYLCGKSEMDPSFYYKYNVDEDNRLANLFWADSTSKLDYSCFGDMLAFDTTYQTNAYKKPLVILVGINHHHQTIVFGCALLVDESVSTYTWVLETFLDAMNNKKPLYVITDGDKAMRKAIKRIFPDSCHRLCAWHIQRNAFTNVHVKDFTNHFSKCMFMEGTVEEFECAWNDMLEMFNLHGHKWVIDIYAKHSRWAKSYLRGHFFAGMKNTQRCESMNAYLNRFLKTRLKLFEFVKHFDRALSRIRHNEAKTEFETHHSSTVLTTKLYVLEKYAGTVFTRQSFLKFRDEMKNAELFFPVSTENHGGYRVHTLTKFRSPEKIWKLVFHVPT, encoded by the exons ATGGACAAAGGCAAAGGAAAGGAATTTATCATTGATTTGAACGATGAAGACTTTGATTACCAATATGATAGCATTGTTAAAACTGAGTCTGATGAAGAGGCCATTCTAGTTTCGGACaagatttttaatgatttaactGTTGAAGATGTATGGAAGATGGAGTTTAGCTCAGTAGAAGAGGCagaagaattttataatttatttgctaAAGTTACTGGATTCAGTGTTAGAAAGGATGATGTGAAAcgagataaaaatcaaaatatagtaTCTCGTAAGTGGGTTTGTTCGAAAGAAGGATATCGACATAAAATGTGTTTAGAGAATGAAAATCGAAAACGAGAACCTAAGGCAGTAACTCTAGTTGGTTGTGAGGCAACATTTCGGATTGGgtttaacaaacaaatgaacaagTGGGTTGTGCAAGAGTTTATGGCTGATCATAATCATCCTTTGGTGGAACAAAAAAATGTCCAATTCCTTCGATCCCATAGGGTCATTAAAAATGCAGATAAAGCTCAATTGAATGCAATGCGAGGTGTTGGCATGGGAACTAGCCAAATTATGGATTACATGGTGCAACAATCAGGTGGATATAACAATGTTGGCTTCACAAAAAAAGATCTATATAACCATGTTGATGCTGATCCTAGAGTTCATCTAAGAGATGGTGATACAGAGGGTGCTTTGGCTTATTTGTGTGGAAAGTCTGAAATGGATCCATCATTTTATTACAAGTACAATGTAGATGAAGACAACCGTCTAGCAAACCTATTTTGGGCAGATTCTACTAGTAAATTGGATTACAGTTGTTTTGGAGATATGTTAGCATTTGATACAACTTATCAGACTAATGCTTATAAAAAACCGTTGGTCATACTAGTTGGCATTAACCATCACCATCAAACTATAGTGTTTGGATGTGCATTATTGGTAGATGAGAGTGTTAGCACTTATACTTGGGTCTTGGAGACTTTTTTGGATGCAATGAATAACAAGAAGCCTCTTTATGTTATTACTGATGGGGATAAAGCAATGCGTAAAGCCATTAAGAGGATATTTCCAGACTCTTGTCATCGATTATGTGCTTGGCATATTCAACGCAATGCATTCACTAATGTCCATGTCAAAGATTTtactaatcatttttctaagtGCATGTTCATGGAAGGCAccgttgaagaatttgaatgtGCATGGAATGACATGTTGGAAATGTTTAATCTTCATGGACATAAGTGGGTGATAGATATATATGCTAAGCATTCTAGATGGGCAAAGTCTTATTTAAGGGGGCATTTCTTTGCTGGTATGAAAAACACACAAAGGTGTGAGAGCATGAATGCATACTTGAATCGTTTCCTTAAAACTCGTTTGAAGCTGTTTGAGTTTGTCAAGCATTTTGATAGAGCACTCTCACGTATTCGTCATAATGAGGCAAAGACGGAGTTTGAGACACACCATTCTTCAACTGTTCTAACAACCAAACTCTATGTACTTGAGAAATATGCAGGGACTGTTTTCACAAGGCaatcttttctaaaatttaggGATGAGATGAAGAATGCAGAATTGTTTTTCCCTGTCAGTACAGAAAATCATGGAGGTTATCGTGTCCATACTTTGACCAAGTTTAGAAGCCCTGAAAAGATTTGGAAA TTGGTTTTCCATGTCCCCACATAA